Within the bacterium genome, the region GTCGAGGTCGCCAAGGAGATGTCCTACCGGTACCTGGGTCCCAACGGTCCGGAGTACCTGACTGGGACCATCAGCCAGCCTCGCTGGCTCATCAAGGTGGTGCCCACAGAGGTCATGAGCTGGCAGGGAGTCGGCTGGGCCCGCCGCTACTGGGTCGAGGGCACGGGCGGCGCCAGCTACGACGAAGCCCACGGCGGGTAGCCCCGCTCCCGACCTTCCGGCCGGAGAGGGCGCTCAGGGACGGGGGTTTCTCGGGCAGGCCCGTTCAGCCGAGGCGCTTCAACCATCCGAGGGTGAAGGCGTTCCACTCGTCGGCCATCTCGTAGAAGGCGATGTGGCTGGATGCGGGGCCGGTGAACACGTGCATGGTCGAGCCGGGGATCCGCCTCTGCACCTCTAGTCCGTAACGGGTGGGAACCTGCCAGTCCACCTCGCCCGACGTGATCAGGGTGGGCACCCGGATACGGTGCAGCCTGTCGAGCGTGTCATGGGTCTTGTCGGCGTGGAAATGCCCCAGCATCCCGTCGCGGCTGGGCGGATGGGGGTTCTCGAAGATGAACCCCTGCTCGAAGGCGGTCACGTCGTCGGGACGCTCGTTGATGAAGTGAGGGCTGGCCACCCACAGCAGCGCAGTCCTGATATACATGGCGTAGTCCTCGTGGAGCACGGGGAGTTCGTTGGTGTCGATCATGCGGATGAACCACTCGTCCGAGTAGCCCCACGTGCAGTGGAGTTGGACCGAAGCCACCTTTGACGGGTGGTTGATGGTCAGCTCCTGAGCGGTGGCGCTCCCCAGCGAGAGTCCGGATACGTGGGCCCGCTCGATGCCGAGATGGTCAAGCAGGGCGGCGGCGTCATCGCCCAGTACCCGCATCGAGTAGCTGGTGGGATCCGACGGGCGGGTGGTCTGGCCGGTCCCTCGGGCGTCATAGGTGATCACCGTGTAGTCGTCCCGGTAGGCGGCCACCTGTCCCGCCCAGGTCGAGTGGTCGGCGGCGGTGCCCATTATCAGCAGCAGCGGGTCGCCGGCGCCCTCCACCTCGTAGTACATGTCGATTCCGGTCGGTAGCGATGCGAACGGCACGGGATCGGCCTCCTTCTTCCTTGGTTGTTTCGCGGAGAGACGACTAGGCGGTGGGAGCCCCGAGGCCTGTGGACATCATGATCTTGGCGTCGGCGCGGGCCCCTGTGGCCAGGTCCTCGAAGGCCCGGGCCGTGTCCTCGAAGCTCTCCACGCTCCCGATCAGCGGGTCGAGGTCGAGCCGCCCCGAGGCCAGGTGGTCGAGAGCCTCCTCGAACACGGCGTCCGGATAGCAGAAGCTCCCCACGACCATCCGCTCGCCGACCACCACGTCGAAGAGCGGGATGCTCACCTCGGGGAGCCCCAGCCCAACGAAGCAGGCCACGGCCGCCTTCGGGATGTTCTGGATGGCGGCGTAGGCGGTGGCGGTGATCCCCACCGCGTCGAAGGAGACATCGAACGGGCCGGCATCCTCGACCTGGGCGGGCTCGAGGGCCCTGAAGCCACCGTCCCGGGCGAGCGCCCGGCGGGAGGGCATGGGATCCGACACGGTCACCGAGGCGGCTCCGTCCAGGCGACAGGTCTGCGCGATGGACTGGCCGATCATCCCTCCTCCCACCACGAGAACGTCCTGGCCCGGCCGGACACCCGCCCGGCGGGCGGCCTGGAGGGCGACCGCCATGGGCTCCACCCCCGCGCCCCACAGCATGCTGAGGCCGCCCAGTTCCACAACCCGCGTGGCCGGGACCACGATGGCATCGGCGAAGGCGCCCTGGATGTCGGGCGTCACGCCGATCACCCTCAGGGCCGCGCAGTGGTTCTCGAACTCGTGGCCGCAGGCTCCGTCGCACGGGAGGCTCGGGTTGAACGTGATCGGAGTTCCCACCGCCAGCTCCTCGCCCCCCGGGCCCACCGCCTCGACCCATCCGCTTGCCTCGTGACCCATGATCATCCCGGGAAGCCGCCGTCCCGATTCGCCGGTGTAACCGTGTAGATCGGACCCGCAGATTCCCACGTATGCCATGCGCAGCCGGACTTCGCCGGGTCCGGGAACCGGGCGAGGCCGGGTCTCGACGTGGAACCGATGAGGTCCGTCGAACACCAGGACCCGCATGCCGGCGGTCACTCCACGCGGACCGGCGGCCGGTGCTCGGACCAGGTCGTGGTCGCCTCGTACGCGGCGCCGATCCGGAGGACCGTTACCTCGTCGAACGGACGCCCGGCGATCTGGAGGCCGATCGGCAGTCCGTCCCGATCGAACCCGCACGGGACGGTGAGCGCCGGCTGGCCGCTCAGGTTGAACGGGGCGGTCGTGCGCACGTAGGAGGAGGTCACGTCCTCCTCCCTCTCCCCGTAGTCGATCATCTCCTGGTCGGCAAGGGCGGCGGTGGCGGGCAGGGTGGGGGTGATCACCGCGTCCAGGCGTTCCCGGTCGAACGCCCGCCGCAAAGCGTTCCGGATGATCCGGCGGGCGCCGAGGCCCTTCAGGTAGTGGGCCGACGGCATGATGGTGCCGATGGCGAACAGCTGGCGGATGCCGGGATCGATCAGCTCCGGCGACTCCCGGAGCAGGCGACGGTGGTAGGCGGCCGCCTCGGGACCGACGATGGCGAACTCGGTCGCCAGCGTGCAGGTCAGTTCCGGGATATCGACGGGAACCAGGCCGGCCCCGAGATGTTCGATGTGCTCGACCGCATCATGGAAGGCCCGCTCCACGTCCTCCTGCATGGGGGAGAAGGGAGGCGAGGCCATGACAC harbors:
- a CDS encoding alpha/beta fold hydrolase, producing MPFASLPTGIDMYYEVEGAGDPLLLIMGTAADHSTWAGQVAAYRDDYTVITYDARGTGQTTRPSDPTSYSMRVLGDDAAALLDHLGIERAHVSGLSLGSATAQELTINHPSKVASVQLHCTWGYSDEWFIRMIDTNELPVLHEDYAMYIRTALLWVASPHFINERPDDVTAFEQGFIFENPHPPSRDGMLGHFHADKTHDTLDRLHRIRVPTLITSGEVDWQVPTRYGLEVQRRIPGSTMHVFTGPASSHIAFYEMADEWNAFTLGWLKRLG
- a CDS encoding alcohol dehydrogenase catalytic domain-containing protein, whose product is MRVLVFDGPHRFHVETRPRPVPGPGEVRLRMAYVGICGSDLHGYTGESGRRLPGMIMGHEASGWVEAVGPGGEELAVGTPITFNPSLPCDGACGHEFENHCAALRVIGVTPDIQGAFADAIVVPATRVVELGGLSMLWGAGVEPMAVALQAARRAGVRPGQDVLVVGGGMIGQSIAQTCRLDGAASVTVSDPMPSRRALARDGGFRALEPAQVEDAGPFDVSFDAVGITATAYAAIQNIPKAAVACFVGLGLPEVSIPLFDVVVGERMVVGSFCYPDAVFEEALDHLASGRLDLDPLIGSVESFEDTARAFEDLATGARADAKIMMSTGLGAPTA